A region from the Nostoc sp. HK-01 genome encodes:
- a CDS encoding putative amidohydrolase 2 — MVKEYSIIDADSHVFEPFDMWEKYLEPAYKNFAPSPDMKIQGEDIYYKASGEVVAQWNKQIMQAHPMARLNGFTNELHVLETKRMGADISFIYPTLGMSIIAIDTMEPNLAGAFTRAYNNWLYQDFCSYDPKILKGVGMINLHTPEEMVSELYRIAEFDCKAVCLRPNPVKGRLLSDSAYEPFWTECEKLGIAISIHEGTHSRLPTVGADRFNTRFALRSCSHPMEQMMAMLALIEGGVLERHPQLRVGFLESGCGWLVYWLWRLDEEYECHYWEVKDNVKLKPSEYFKRQCFIGYELGEPGVESVIKYIGADQLIFGSDYPHVHWSQTEGETGCFHIQKTLHELLPKETVKKILWDNPARFYGLQ; from the coding sequence ATGGTAAAAGAATATTCAATTATTGATGCAGATTCCCATGTATTTGAACCTTTTGATATGTGGGAAAAGTATTTAGAACCTGCTTATAAGAACTTTGCACCATCACCGGATATGAAAATTCAAGGTGAAGATATTTATTATAAAGCTTCTGGTGAAGTTGTCGCTCAATGGAATAAGCAGATTATGCAAGCTCATCCAATGGCTCGACTTAATGGCTTCACTAATGAGCTTCATGTTTTAGAAACAAAAAGAATGGGGGCTGATATTTCTTTTATTTACCCAACATTGGGAATGTCAATCATAGCAATTGATACGATGGAACCTAATTTAGCAGGTGCGTTTACTCGCGCTTACAACAACTGGTTGTACCAAGATTTTTGCAGTTATGACCCAAAAATTCTTAAAGGAGTAGGTATGATTAATCTTCATACGCCTGAAGAAATGGTGTCAGAGTTGTATCGCATTGCAGAATTTGATTGCAAAGCAGTCTGTTTACGCCCCAACCCAGTTAAGGGAAGGTTATTGAGCGACTCTGCTTATGAACCTTTTTGGACAGAATGTGAAAAACTGGGAATAGCCATCAGCATTCACGAAGGAACTCATAGCCGCTTGCCTACAGTTGGTGCAGATAGGTTCAATACTCGGTTTGCCTTGCGTTCTTGCTCCCATCCTATGGAGCAGATGATGGCCATGCTTGCTTTAATTGAAGGAGGAGTCTTAGAACGTCATCCTCAGTTAAGAGTAGGTTTTCTAGAGTCTGGTTGTGGTTGGTTAGTTTACTGGCTATGGCGTTTGGATGAAGAGTATGAATGTCATTACTGGGAAGTTAAGGATAATGTCAAGCTTAAACCTTCAGAATACTTTAAACGCCAATGTTTTATCGGATATGAACTAGGAGAACCTGGCGTTGAGTCGGTAATTAAGTATATTGGTGCAGATCAGTTAATTTTTGGTTCTGATTACCCTCATGTTCATTGGAGTCAAACAGAAGGAGAAACTGGATGTTTCCATATTCAAAAAACTCTTCACGAACTACTACCAAAAGAAACTGTGAAAAAAATTCTTTGGGATAATCCTGCCCGTTTTTATGGTTTACAATAA
- a CDS encoding serine/threonine protein kinase and signal transduction histidine kinase — protein sequence MNTITGCQVIAKIYESSNSLVYRAIRSQNGQPVILKILKEDYPTPSELIRYKQEYEIAHSLNLDGVIRAYELHRYKNSLVIVLEDFGGESLKVLTQRQEFTLKDFLTLAIKITESLNAIHTANIIHKDINPSNIVFNPKTGQLKIIDFGISSILSRENPRISNPEHLEGTLAYISPEQTGRMNRVIDYRTDFYSLGVTFYELLTKQLPFVTTEPMELVHCHIAQLPIPPHIVVGEEVCPKIISNIVIKLMAKTSEVRYQSTGGIIADLKTCFTQLENFGKCSNFSLRSKDISDNFKISQKLYGRVTEVEQLLTAFERVSLGSTEMVVVTGYSGSGKSALVQEIHKEIVQKQGYFISGKFDQLQRDIPYACLIQAFQELIRQLLTESQTQLYTWKQKLLAALGANGQVLIDVIPEVELIIGKQPSVPQLSSTASRNRFNLVLQKFLDVFTKKEHPLVIFLDDLQWVDSGSVKLIELFMANIDSQCLLMIGAYRDNEVSPTHALMQTLDKIQSAGININKIIVQPLKLENVEELIADTLDCSIEDSKSLAELVFNKTDGNPFFLTQLLQALYTQKLLLFDYSNRCWRWKIAEIQRIEITDNIIDLMVTKIERLDKSVQDSLKLAACIGNEFDLDVLAIVNEKSLRDTAIELLPAIQEGLIIPLSEAYKIPILWREQKSDRTATSSATIPDVPASISYKFLHDRVQQAAYTLIPDEQKQEAHFKVGQLLLENITQDKLEENIFNIVNHLNISLFLITNQTEKDNLARLNLIAGRKAKNAAAYETAIRYIKIGLELLSADTWNVQYELALALHVEAVELEYMNTNFEEAENLSNIVLTEAKSLLDQVRIYELKIQSYIAKIQMQLAINTAYKVLAQLGINLPTLPEINHINQEQETVELLLRDKRIEDLSNLPTMTEPYKLAAVRILMIVTTATIISNPLLYSLVTLTAVKLCIKYGNPPQATSVYTFYAKLLCGMMQDIETGYRFGQLALNLLEKFDLKEAKPLVFHYTSGFIRHWKEPIREASIIGTLQEAINIGLDTGHIEYTSYAASAYCLFLMFSGYNLGELNHKYQEYINLNIELKQQYTIFYMKNCRTIVFNLINKSQDENFAIIGNSLAEEQKLLEQWTQKQAVWLLFSAYLAKTILYYLFHDYRQAINYAIQAKNNSDSSASYIVAVQHNFYYSLALLACCFDGENHFRDEFLEKVAFNQEKMKIWATHCPENCQHKYELIEAEKARVLGQNWEAQDFYEKAIQGAKKQGFINEEALTYERAAEFYLSLAREEIGQLYMKNAHHCYAYWGATAKVKDLESKYSHFFVGVTKRTGAETINTTSSTTNSNTEVLDLTTVIKASQTLADEIILSKLLKKLMNIIIENAGAQKGLLILDQNGSLVIEAEGVVDAEAVTTLQSIPVDAFDADKQRYLLSTTIINYVFNTHKNVVLDDAANQGQFIHDPYIITTQPKSILCTPLLYQGKLSGIVYLENNLTTGAFTAERVEVLKILSAQAAISIENSRLYEQLEDYNRTLEQKVKVRTQELEEKNEELASILQTLKATQAQIIAQEKLASLGALAAGIAHEIKNPLNFVNNFAELSIELAQELAEEIENQKDSLDSTSKKYIEEILNDIKQNAQKIYEHGKRSDNIVSGMLMHSRGQTGERQLVEINVLLADAIDLAYHGMRAKDAAFKITIKTDYDHSLGQINVVPENINRALINIINNACYAAHQKKMRLQEKTEFISEEFAPMLSVSTKNLGEEVEICIHDNGEGISPEIIDKIFNPFFTTKPTGEGTGLGLSITHDIIVQQHQGKIKVNSEVNNYTEFIVNLPKMIG from the coding sequence ATGAATACCATTACTGGCTGCCAAGTTATAGCCAAAATCTATGAAAGTTCTAACTCTTTAGTCTATAGAGCTATACGTAGTCAGAATGGTCAGCCTGTAATTTTGAAAATTCTTAAAGAAGATTATCCTACTCCATCAGAATTGATTAGGTATAAACAAGAATATGAAATTGCCCATTCTTTAAATTTGGATGGTGTAATCCGAGCTTATGAATTACACAGATATAAAAATAGTTTAGTCATAGTTTTGGAGGATTTTGGTGGAGAATCTTTAAAAGTATTAACGCAAAGGCAAGAGTTTACATTAAAAGATTTCTTGACACTTGCTATCAAAATTACCGAAAGCTTGAATGCAATTCATACTGCTAATATTATACATAAAGATATCAACCCATCTAATATCGTTTTTAACCCAAAAACTGGACAACTTAAAATTATTGACTTCGGCATTTCTAGCATTTTATCGAGAGAAAATCCGAGAATTAGCAATCCTGAACACCTCGAAGGAACCTTAGCTTATATTTCACCAGAACAAACTGGCAGAATGAATCGGGTAATAGACTATAGGACTGACTTTTATTCTTTAGGGGTGACTTTTTATGAGTTACTTACTAAGCAATTACCTTTTGTAACTACCGAACCTATGGAGTTGGTACATTGTCATATAGCTCAATTACCTATACCACCCCATATTGTAGTAGGAGAAGAAGTTTGCCCTAAAATTATCTCAAATATTGTCATTAAATTAATGGCAAAAACTTCAGAAGTAAGATATCAAAGTACTGGGGGAATAATAGCAGATTTAAAAACTTGTTTCACTCAATTAGAAAACTTTGGTAAATGTTCTAATTTTAGTTTAAGAAGCAAAGATATTTCAGATAATTTTAAAATATCACAAAAACTCTATGGTAGAGTAACCGAAGTAGAGCAGCTATTAACAGCTTTTGAGAGAGTGAGCCTTGGCTCTACAGAAATGGTAGTTGTAACTGGTTATTCTGGTAGCGGTAAATCAGCTTTAGTTCAGGAAATTCATAAAGAAATTGTTCAGAAACAGGGTTATTTTATTTCCGGCAAATTTGATCAATTGCAGCGTGATATTCCCTATGCTTGCCTGATACAAGCATTTCAAGAATTGATTCGACAGTTGCTTACAGAAAGCCAGACGCAACTTTATACATGGAAACAGAAATTATTAGCAGCACTTGGAGCAAATGGTCAAGTTCTTATCGATGTTATTCCTGAAGTAGAATTAATTATTGGCAAACAACCTTCAGTACCACAGTTAAGCTCAACTGCATCTCGAAATCGTTTCAACTTAGTTTTGCAAAAATTCCTGGATGTATTTACAAAAAAAGAACACCCTTTAGTTATTTTTTTAGATGATTTACAGTGGGTAGATTCTGGTTCTGTAAAGTTGATTGAACTATTCATGGCTAACATCGATAGCCAATGCCTTTTAATGATTGGAGCGTATCGAGATAATGAAGTCAGCCCTACTCATGCTTTGATGCAAACTTTAGATAAAATTCAAAGTGCTGGAATTAATATAAATAAAATTATTGTCCAGCCTTTGAAGTTAGAGAATGTAGAAGAATTAATTGCTGATACACTGGACTGCTCAATCGAAGATTCCAAATCTTTAGCTGAACTAGTATTTAATAAAACTGATGGCAATCCTTTCTTTTTGACTCAGCTACTTCAAGCTTTGTATACGCAAAAATTGTTGTTATTTGATTATAGTAATCGTTGTTGGCGATGGAAAATTGCAGAGATTCAACGGATAGAGATAACTGATAACATAATTGATTTAATGGTGACTAAAATTGAGAGGCTAGATAAAAGTGTTCAAGATTCTTTAAAATTAGCTGCTTGCATTGGTAATGAATTTGATTTAGATGTACTTGCTATAGTCAATGAAAAGTCTCTTAGAGATACTGCTATTGAACTTTTACCAGCTATTCAAGAAGGCTTAATTATACCTCTGAGTGAGGCGTATAAAATTCCAATTCTTTGGCGGGAGCAAAAGAGCGATCGCACAGCAACATCTTCTGCTACTATACCTGATGTTCCAGCTTCTATATCATACAAATTTTTACACGACCGAGTTCAGCAAGCTGCGTATACTTTAATTCCAGATGAGCAAAAGCAAGAAGCTCATTTCAAAGTTGGTCAACTTTTATTAGAAAATATTACACAAGATAAATTAGAAGAAAACATATTTAATATTGTCAATCATTTAAATATCAGTTTATTTTTAATTACTAATCAAACAGAAAAAGATAATCTGGCTCGTCTAAATTTAATTGCAGGTAGAAAAGCTAAGAATGCAGCCGCCTACGAAACAGCTATTAGATATATCAAAATTGGCTTAGAATTACTTTCAGCAGACACTTGGAATGTTCAGTATGAATTGGCCTTGGCTCTTCATGTAGAAGCTGTAGAATTAGAGTATATGAATACTAATTTCGAGGAAGCTGAAAATTTATCTAATATTGTTTTAACCGAAGCCAAGTCTCTGCTTGATCAAGTCAGAATTTATGAACTAAAAATTCAATCTTATATTGCTAAAATTCAAATGCAATTAGCTATAAATACTGCATACAAAGTTTTAGCGCAACTAGGAATTAATCTACCTACACTACCAGAAATCAATCATATTAATCAAGAGCAAGAAACTGTAGAATTACTTTTGCGAGACAAGCGAATTGAGGATTTGTCTAATTTACCAACAATGACAGAGCCATATAAGCTTGCAGCAGTCAGAATCTTAATGATTGTTACTACTGCGACAATTATTAGTAATCCTCTTTTATATTCTTTAGTAACATTAACTGCGGTCAAGCTTTGCATTAAGTATGGTAATCCACCACAAGCTACTAGTGTTTATACTTTTTATGCCAAACTGTTGTGTGGAATGATGCAAGATATTGAAACTGGCTATCGATTTGGTCAATTAGCTTTAAATTTACTAGAAAAATTTGATCTTAAAGAAGCTAAACCACTCGTATTTCACTATACAAGCGGTTTTATTAGACACTGGAAAGAACCAATTCGTGAGGCGAGCATAATTGGAACATTACAAGAAGCTATTAATATAGGTCTTGATACAGGACATATAGAATACACTTCTTATGCAGCTTCAGCATATTGTTTATTTTTAATGTTTAGTGGATATAATCTGGGAGAATTAAATCATAAGTATCAAGAGTATATTAATTTAAATATTGAGTTGAAACAACAATATACAATTTTCTACATGAAAAACTGTAGAACTATTGTTTTCAATTTAATAAATAAATCTCAAGATGAAAATTTTGCGATAATTGGAAATTCTCTAGCAGAAGAGCAGAAACTTTTAGAACAATGGACTCAAAAGCAGGCTGTATGGTTATTATTTAGTGCTTATTTAGCTAAAACAATATTATATTATCTATTTCATGACTACCGCCAAGCTATTAATTATGCTATTCAAGCAAAAAACAATTCAGACAGTTCTGCTTCTTATATAGTTGCAGTACAACATAATTTCTACTATTCCCTGGCTCTGCTTGCTTGTTGCTTTGATGGAGAAAATCATTTTCGAGATGAATTTTTAGAGAAAGTAGCATTTAATCAAGAGAAAATGAAAATATGGGCTACTCATTGCCCAGAAAATTGCCAACACAAATATGAATTGATAGAAGCCGAGAAAGCACGAGTATTAGGACAAAATTGGGAAGCCCAAGATTTTTACGAAAAAGCTATTCAAGGAGCAAAGAAACAAGGCTTTATTAATGAAGAAGCTCTAACTTATGAACGTGCGGCAGAATTTTACCTCTCTCTTGCCAGAGAAGAGATAGGACAGTTATACATGAAGAATGCACACCATTGTTATGCTTACTGGGGAGCAACAGCTAAAGTTAAAGATTTAGAATCCAAATACTCACATTTTTTTGTGGGAGTAACAAAACGAACGGGTGCTGAAACTATAAATACTACTTCCTCTACTACTAACAGTAATACAGAAGTGTTAGATCTAACAACAGTCATTAAAGCATCCCAAACTTTAGCTGATGAAATAATTCTCAGCAAGCTACTCAAAAAATTGATGAACATCATCATTGAAAATGCAGGTGCTCAAAAAGGTTTATTAATCCTCGATCAAAATGGTAGTTTAGTTATTGAAGCAGAAGGTGTAGTTGATGCTGAAGCAGTTACTACACTACAATCAATTCCCGTAGATGCTTTTGATGCTGACAAACAAAGATATCTTTTATCAACTACTATTATTAACTATGTATTTAACACACATAAAAATGTCGTTTTAGATGACGCTGCTAATCAAGGTCAATTTATTCATGATCCATATATTATTACTACTCAACCTAAATCTATCCTTTGTACACCCTTACTTTATCAAGGTAAACTCAGCGGTATTGTATATTTAGAGAATAATTTAACCACTGGTGCATTTACTGCTGAGCGTGTCGAAGTTTTAAAAATTCTCTCGGCTCAGGCGGCTATTTCTATAGAAAATTCTCGTCTTTACGAACAATTAGAAGACTATAACCGTACTCTCGAACAAAAAGTTAAGGTAAGGACTCAAGAATTAGAAGAGAAAAATGAAGAGTTAGCAAGTATATTGCAGACATTAAAAGCTACACAAGCTCAGATTATTGCCCAAGAGAAGTTAGCTTCATTAGGAGCTTTAGCAGCTGGTATTGCTCACGAAATCAAAAATCCTTTAAATTTCGTGAATAATTTTGCTGAACTATCCATAGAATTAGCTCAGGAACTAGCAGAAGAAATTGAAAATCAAAAAGACTCTTTAGACTCGACAAGCAAAAAATATATAGAAGAAATTTTAAATGATATTAAACAAAATGCCCAAAAAATATATGAGCATGGCAAAAGGTCAGATAATATTGTAAGTGGAATGCTTATGCACTCGCGGGGGCAAACTGGTGAGCGTCAACTAGTAGAAATTAACGTTTTGTTGGCAGATGCTATCGACTTAGCCTATCACGGAATGCGTGCCAAGGATGCGGCTTTCAAGATAACTATAAAAACAGACTATGATCATAGTCTTGGTCAAATAAATGTCGTACCCGAAAATATTAATCGCGCTTTAATAAATATCATTAATAATGCTTGCTACGCAGCACATCAAAAAAAAATGCGTTTGCAAGAAAAAACAGAGTTTATCTCTGAAGAATTTGCACCTATGCTCTCAGTGAGTACAAAAAATTTAGGTGAGGAAGTAGAAATTTGCATTCATGATAATGGTGAAGGTATTTCGCCAGAGATAATAGATAAAATTTTTAATCCTTTTTTTACTACGAAGCCTACTGGTGAAGGCACAGGTTTAGGACTTTCCATCACTCATGATATTATTGTCCAGCAGCATCAGGGAAAAATTAAAGTCAATAGTGAAGTAAATAATTATACTGAATTTATTGTTAATTTGCCGAAGATGATTGGCTAA
- a CDS encoding two-component response regulator gives MVVDDEQDVQFLFKQKFRKELKGNQIKLYFAFSAEEALEYLQSKLTSCLNLIVTDINMRGMNGLEMLKLIKEKYPALKVFIITAYDDEENYLTAKQYGADGYITKPIEFNQLKQKILNL, from the coding sequence ATGGTTGTAGATGACGAACAAGATGTCCAATTCTTGTTTAAACAAAAATTTAGAAAAGAACTTAAAGGAAATCAAATTAAATTATATTTTGCTTTTTCAGCAGAAGAAGCACTGGAATATTTACAAAGTAAGCTAACTAGTTGTCTAAACCTAATTGTCACGGATATTAATATGCGTGGAATGAATGGTTTAGAAATGCTCAAACTAATTAAAGAAAAATATCCAGCTTTGAAAGTATTCATTATTACTGCTTATGATGATGAAGAGAATTATTTGACGGCAAAACAATATGGTGCTGATGGCTATATTACTAAGCCCATTGAATTTAATCAACTCAAGCAAAAAATCTTAAATTTATAA